One Pseudochaenichthys georgianus chromosome 7, fPseGeo1.2, whole genome shotgun sequence DNA segment encodes these proteins:
- the snai1b gene encoding snail family zinc finger 1b produces MPRSFLVKKYFSSKKPYYRESHLESQTAFVPESFPRAALPMQNNSSALTCYPTIPFFSSMDSLPVPLSPITPVSPTLSPLGPLDLSSSPSGSSSSSEEEEDGGRTSDPPSPDIIQHIFHCLHCSKSYTSLSALSHHQTHCSPQQQTPSLPTVVSTRPAFHCKHCPKEYTSLGALKMHIRSHTLPCVCLTCGKAFSRPWLLRGHIRTHTGERPFSCQHCNRAFADRSNLRAHLQTHSEVKKYQCGSCSRTFSRMSLLHKHTASGCCPAS; encoded by the exons ATGCCTCGTTCTTTTTTAGTCAAGAAGTATTTTTCCAGCAAAAAACCCTACTACAGGGAGAGTCATCTTGAGAGCCAAACAG CTTTTGTCCCAGAAAGCTTTCCAAGGGCTGCACTTCCAATGCAGAACAACAGCTCCGCCCTCACCTGCTACCCCACCATCCCCTTCTTCAGCAGCATGGactccctgcctgtccctctgtCCCCCATCACGCCTGTTTCTCCGACCCTTTCACCACTTGGCCCTCTGGACCTCAGCAGCTCTCCctctggcagcagcagcagcagcgaggaggaggaggatggcgGGCGCACGTCAGATCCTCCCAGCCCCGACATCATCCAGCACATCTTCCACTGTCTGCACTGCAGTAAGAGTTACACCAGCCTCTCTGCACTGTCCCACCATCAGACCCactgttctccacagcagcaaACTCCCTCTCTGCCCACTGTGGTCTCTACACGGCCGGCTTTCCACTGCAAACACTGCCCCAAGGAGTACACAAGCCTGGGAGCCCTGAAAATGCACATTCGCTCACACACTCTGCCCTGCGTGTGCCTCACCTGCGGCAAGGCCTTCTCCAGACCGTGGCTTCTTAGAGGACACAtccgcacacacacag GTGAGCGCCCCTTCTCTTGTCAACACTGTAACCGGGCCTTTGCTGATCGCTCCAACCTGCGTGCCCACCTGCAGACCCACTCAGAGGTGAAGAAGTACCAG